A region of Fimbriimonadaceae bacterium DNA encodes the following proteins:
- the kdpE_1 gene encoding Transcriptional regulatory protein KdpE: MVVEEATSAAEGVELITQQKPDLVLADIGLPDTDGLTMIRHLRTWTDVPIIVLSGRSQERLKVACLEAGADDYITKPFGLMELVARIRSVGRRLTRQASLESPVYESSNFRADMNTRQVWRFGKEVRLTPTEFKLLSQLIRRNGVVATHEDLLTEVWGDAYVDEPQYLRVYIGYLRKKLERDPNAPTLILTDARIGYRLNPEG; encoded by the coding sequence ATGGTGGTGGAGGAGGCTACGTCTGCGGCCGAGGGCGTCGAACTCATCACGCAGCAGAAGCCCGACTTGGTGTTAGCCGACATCGGCTTGCCCGATACCGACGGTCTGACGATGATCCGTCACTTGAGGACTTGGACCGACGTGCCCATCATCGTCCTCTCTGGCCGAAGCCAGGAGCGATTGAAGGTGGCATGCCTCGAAGCCGGCGCCGACGACTACATCACAAAGCCTTTCGGCCTGATGGAGCTCGTCGCCCGGATCCGCTCGGTCGGTCGGCGCTTGACAAGGCAGGCTTCGCTCGAAAGTCCTGTTTACGAAAGCTCCAACTTCCGGGCCGACATGAACACTCGCCAGGTGTGGCGCTTTGGAAAGGAAGTGCGCCTGACGCCAACCGAATTCAAGCTCTTGTCGCAGTTGATTCGGCGCAACGGTGTTGTTGCGACCCATGAAGATTTGTTGACCGAGGTTTGGGGAGACGCCTATGTGGACGAACCTCAATATCTTCGCGTCTACATCGGGTACCTGCGAAAGAAGCTCGAAAGGGATCCCAATGCGCCAACGCTGATCCTGACCGATGCCCGGATCGGCTATCGGCTGAACCCGGAAGGCTAG
- the hcnB gene encoding Hydrogen cyanide synthase subunit HcnB, with translation MERDLVIVGAGPAGLAAAEVACQAGCQVTLIDENASPGGQIWRGADLPVDPRIEVVGGHSVIDAFGRSLWLAGLSTTELRWQRLILATGARELFLPFPGWTLPRVVGVGGLQALSKAGLDLRGKRIAIAGTGPLRFAVAAHAVEQGAEVVAVIEQLPALALAKFGLHAMASAERRRQALEFCRLLSPSRMKLGWWVTSARGQRDLLSIELTDGDSFKKLEVDWLACSWGLVPNTDLAQLLGVEVTREGIVVADDLATSADQIWAAGECTGIGGVEKSIEEGRVAGGAAVGEQPITNSLAKHRDYAIALARTFRIRPEVRRLAGDAEVICRCENVTCGEVRGCASMREAKLYHRLGMGACQGRICSAAGSVLYGWEDQSVRPPLIPTTTAPISYEPFL, from the coding sequence ATGGAACGTGACCTCGTCATCGTCGGCGCCGGTCCCGCGGGCTTGGCTGCGGCTGAGGTCGCCTGCCAGGCCGGTTGCCAGGTCACCCTTATCGATGAGAACGCTTCACCGGGCGGGCAAATCTGGCGAGGAGCCGACCTTCCGGTCGATCCCAGAATCGAGGTCGTTGGTGGCCACTCCGTCATCGACGCCTTCGGACGCTCGCTGTGGCTCGCGGGGCTTTCGACGACAGAGCTCAGATGGCAGCGACTGATTCTGGCAACCGGCGCGAGGGAGCTATTCCTTCCGTTTCCCGGTTGGACGTTGCCCCGCGTGGTTGGGGTTGGGGGACTGCAAGCCTTGTCAAAGGCGGGATTGGATTTGAGAGGCAAGCGGATTGCGATAGCTGGGACGGGTCCGCTGCGGTTCGCGGTTGCGGCGCATGCAGTCGAGCAAGGCGCGGAAGTTGTAGCCGTGATCGAACAGCTGCCTGCACTGGCACTCGCGAAGTTCGGCCTGCATGCCATGGCGTCTGCCGAAAGACGCCGACAGGCGTTGGAGTTCTGCAGACTGCTCTCGCCAAGCCGCATGAAGCTTGGCTGGTGGGTCACCTCAGCCAGGGGCCAGCGGGACCTTCTATCGATCGAGCTCACAGACGGCGATAGTTTCAAAAAGCTGGAAGTCGATTGGCTTGCCTGCTCTTGGGGGCTGGTACCTAACACCGACTTGGCGCAGCTGCTTGGCGTCGAGGTCACCCGTGAAGGAATTGTCGTGGCGGACGATTTGGCAACCTCGGCCGACCAAATTTGGGCGGCTGGCGAGTGCACCGGCATCGGTGGTGTTGAGAAGTCCATTGAAGAAGGTCGGGTTGCGGGTGGAGCAGCCGTCGGCGAGCAGCCAATCACCAACTCACTGGCCAAACACAGGGATTACGCGATCGCCTTGGCGCGGACATTTCGAATCCGGCCCGAGGTCAGGAGGTTGGCGGGCGACGCTGAGGTGATCTGCCGATGTGAGAACGTGACGTGTGGCGAGGTCAGGGGTTGCGCGTCGATGCGCGAAGCCAAGCTCTACCACCGGCTTGGGATGGGTGCCTGTCAGGGCAGGATATGTAGCGCCGCAGGATCGGTCCTCTACGGTTGGGAGGACCAGTCAGTGCGGCCGCCTCTCATCCCCACTACGACCGCTCCGATCTCGTACGAGCCTTTTTTGTAG
- the hcnA gene encoding Hydrogen cyanide synthase subunit HcnA produces MPEAVTIYWKGEPIEAFEGQSVAAAILNSGVAEFREDHAGHSRGPICGMGSCMECRATVDGVPYLRTCLVPVTSGMRVEPADGT; encoded by the coding sequence TTGCCTGAGGCGGTCACCATCTACTGGAAGGGCGAGCCGATCGAGGCGTTCGAGGGCCAGAGCGTCGCAGCCGCGATCCTGAATTCCGGGGTCGCCGAATTTCGCGAAGACCACGCGGGTCATTCAAGGGGGCCGATCTGCGGAATGGGCAGTTGCATGGAGTGCCGGGCGACTGTCGACGGCGTCCCCTACCTGCGGACGTGCCTTGTACCCGTCACCTCGGGGATGCGTGTCGAACCTGCCGATGGAACGTGA
- the thiO gene encoding Glycine oxidase: MIAKKDVAIIGAGIVGSLIARELQSAGMEVVVIDPQPPGTGVTAEGMGHLVALDDSATQLSLTAYSLRLWRDLAEKLPNTVEFRPTGTLWVAEEADRPLLAAKVEAMAEGGVRAEVWDRDRLRMEEPMLSRSLVGGVWVPDDAVVYAPAAATWACAGLDRIPLAATSIEERGVRTDSGLIEAERIVIAAGNGSPRFLSGLGMRPRKGHLAITPRGYRISSRQIVELGYMRSAHGSDEDSVAFNIQPRATGQVLIGSSRQFGQTDRDIDRPLLARMLDRARQFVPALGVFPILRCWTGFRPTTADGLPRIGPLADNPNVVVATGHEGLGITTATATARLVAHHLAGVTCEIDPKPFLPRGVALA; encoded by the coding sequence GTGATCGCCAAGAAGGACGTCGCCATCATTGGGGCGGGAATCGTCGGCAGTCTGATCGCCCGCGAGCTGCAATCGGCGGGGATGGAGGTCGTCGTGATCGACCCCCAGCCGCCAGGCACCGGCGTCACTGCCGAAGGCATGGGGCATCTGGTTGCTCTCGATGACTCCGCCACGCAGCTTTCGCTCACCGCTTATTCCCTGCGGCTCTGGAGAGACTTGGCGGAAAAGTTGCCGAATACGGTGGAATTCAGACCGACCGGCACCCTGTGGGTGGCCGAGGAAGCGGACCGTCCTTTGCTCGCCGCGAAGGTGGAAGCGATGGCCGAAGGTGGGGTCCGGGCCGAAGTGTGGGACCGCGACCGCCTGCGGATGGAAGAGCCGATGCTGTCTCGATCCCTGGTCGGCGGCGTATGGGTTCCTGACGACGCTGTGGTCTACGCCCCAGCGGCGGCAACATGGGCTTGCGCCGGGCTCGACCGGATACCGCTGGCAGCGACCTCAATCGAAGAACGGGGGGTCAGAACGGACTCGGGTCTCATCGAAGCCGAGCGGATTGTCATAGCCGCTGGAAACGGCTCACCGCGGTTCCTTAGCGGCTTGGGCATGCGTCCCCGCAAGGGGCACCTTGCGATCACGCCACGGGGCTATCGAATCTCATCACGCCAGATAGTTGAACTGGGGTACATGCGATCGGCCCATGGGAGCGACGAAGACTCGGTGGCGTTTAACATTCAGCCCCGAGCGACGGGACAGGTCCTGATCGGCTCGAGCCGCCAATTCGGCCAAACCGACCGGGATATCGACCGGCCCCTGCTCGCCCGGATGCTGGATCGGGCTAGGCAGTTCGTGCCGGCGCTTGGCGTCTTTCCGATTCTTAGATGCTGGACGGGATTTCGCCCCACGACCGCAGACGGATTGCCGCGCATCGGACCGCTGGCAGACAACCCGAATGTCGTGGTCGCGACTGGACACGAAGGGCTGGGAATCACAACCGCTACGGCAACCGCGAGGCTCGTAGCCCACCACCTTGCCGGCGTCACGTGTGAAATCGACCCTAAGCCTTTTCTGCCCAGGGGGGTTGCCCTTGCCTGA